The Candidatus Nanohalovita haloferacivicina genome has a window encoding:
- a CDS encoding peptide-methionine (S)-S-oxide reductase MsrA, whose protein sequence is MSEETASFALGCFWDSDALFGGLNGVIRTRVGYSGGEKENPNCQEIGDHVETVQIDYDPDEITYRELLEKFWEWHNYAEQSKEQYESVIFYHNEKQKQKAEESRPENAVTEIRPMKKFWMAEDYHQKYRLRGSDKIEEYREMDPEDFRESPEVAEANAEAYSKMDYSSVGSEQSASII, encoded by the coding sequence ATGTCAGAGGAAACAGCAAGCTTTGCGCTCGGATGTTTCTGGGATTCTGATGCTCTTTTTGGAGGCCTTAACGGCGTTATCAGAACCCGTGTAGGATACTCTGGAGGGGAAAAGGAAAACCCTAACTGTCAGGAAATAGGAGATCATGTGGAAACAGTACAGATAGACTACGATCCTGATGAGATCACTTACAGGGAGCTTCTTGAGAAATTCTGGGAATGGCATAACTACGCAGAACAAAGTAAGGAGCAGTATGAATCTGTTATTTTCTACCACAACGAGAAACAGAAACAGAAAGCAGAGGAATCAAGGCCTGAAAACGCTGTAACAGAGATAAGGCCTATGAAGAAATTCTGGATGGCGGAAGACTACCACCAGAAATACAGGCTTAGAGGTTCCGATAAAATAGAGGAATACAGGGAGATGGATCCAGAAGATTTCAGAGAATCTCCTGAGGTTGCAGAGGCCAACGCCGAAGCATACAGTAAGATGGATTATAGTTCGGTAGGTTCCGAACAATCAGCCTCCATTATTTAA
- a CDS encoding PEP/pyruvate-binding domain-containing protein, with protein sequence MSVEGKQGGERKLPEGNVFGTKEDDEFTVNVEGEEAGTFKRFEYYSMPFSLTGQEEVFEEVMHRAEENDSSFAEELEQHEEAQQVVQDFYDRMEENPGLSKEMMDSLLADVYVDDNVIAEMEAEDSLEDKMGKFTAGWKHLSDFYGIEGLVGGDAEEINPFLNGDDASMVAGGLDSLETVLPALRENMGEEEWTKSALRLSSIVEREHGQIDEAVDMLEEIHGVGDYDQEFLDNSAQVLEDLANSRFETNSEHGKFYNTFIRFHNWMPLKLKEDGREGDQYDSLCAPTGDGMDKIKDRSVHADLDEIGDADSPKGLALSWLLDEGIEVDGETLGDREEFQDSVDEWEQRINEELSEGREEYAEFTMDDPAMYSGLVGGKWKGLKLLDDAKEALDLGYDIADGKVVSSVGVEQMLEEAGVQELIEQDVFEMGEDRRQEIVDRIDDVDVSEYVDDVEGGTIARSSMYGEDGASNFAGTYESFHADGSPGQAVKDVVKSYFSEKAVNAREDKGMTHNGGISVILQDAIEHERGGVVHLTDESYSISEAEDAEKAVEGEGETHTAETVEGLVEGTAMEGMAHDLEELHETFGDIDLEYVAEGDEVYLTQMRPKHRAVDGERPDFDSMSTVQLDSFEDMYEAELDGEAPYVVRMDFLGRDNIMDREREIEEFLRENQDKIGGVEGHMPAPAHIPNNIEGHFRIPYREAS encoded by the coding sequence ATGTCAGTAGAAGGCAAACAGGGTGGCGAAAGAAAGCTGCCGGAAGGTAACGTCTTCGGTACTAAAGAAGACGATGAATTTACTGTAAACGTTGAAGGAGAAGAAGCAGGTACTTTCAAACGATTTGAATACTATTCAATGCCCTTCTCACTGACAGGCCAAGAAGAAGTCTTCGAAGAAGTAATGCACCGCGCAGAGGAAAACGACAGCAGCTTCGCAGAAGAACTTGAACAACACGAAGAGGCCCAGCAAGTAGTACAAGATTTCTACGACAGAATGGAGGAGAACCCAGGCCTCAGCAAGGAAATGATGGACTCTCTGCTTGCAGATGTCTACGTGGACGATAACGTAATAGCAGAAATGGAGGCAGAGGACTCGCTTGAGGATAAAATGGGCAAGTTCACAGCAGGCTGGAAACACCTCTCAGATTTCTACGGAATCGAAGGCCTTGTAGGTGGCGACGCTGAAGAAATCAATCCTTTCCTGAACGGAGACGACGCATCAATGGTTGCAGGAGGCCTTGACAGCCTTGAAACAGTGCTTCCAGCTCTGAGAGAAAACATGGGTGAGGAAGAGTGGACGAAGTCTGCTTTAAGGCTCTCTTCGATTGTGGAAAGAGAGCATGGGCAGATTGATGAGGCTGTGGATATGCTGGAAGAGATACATGGCGTCGGAGACTACGATCAGGAATTTCTAGATAATTCCGCTCAGGTTCTCGAAGATCTTGCTAACTCAAGATTCGAAACCAATTCCGAGCACGGCAAGTTCTACAACACATTCATCAGATTCCATAACTGGATGCCATTGAAACTGAAGGAAGATGGCAGAGAAGGAGACCAGTACGACAGTCTCTGTGCGCCTACAGGAGATGGAATGGATAAAATTAAGGATAGATCTGTTCACGCAGATCTCGATGAGATAGGAGACGCCGACAGCCCGAAAGGCCTTGCACTTTCCTGGCTTCTTGACGAGGGAATAGAGGTCGACGGAGAAACACTCGGCGACAGAGAAGAATTCCAGGACTCAGTTGATGAATGGGAACAGAGAATTAACGAAGAATTAAGCGAAGGCCGCGAAGAATACGCAGAATTCACAATGGACGACCCGGCGATGTACTCCGGACTGGTAGGAGGAAAATGGAAAGGCCTCAAACTGCTTGACGACGCAAAAGAGGCTCTTGACCTCGGCTATGATATAGCTGATGGAAAAGTGGTTTCCTCGGTTGGCGTTGAACAGATGCTGGAAGAAGCCGGCGTACAGGAATTAATTGAACAGGACGTCTTTGAAATGGGAGAAGACAGAAGACAGGAGATCGTCGACAGAATCGATGATGTAGATGTCAGCGAGTACGTAGATGACGTAGAAGGCGGCACTATTGCCCGTTCCAGTATGTACGGAGAGGATGGAGCCTCGAACTTCGCTGGAACATACGAATCGTTCCATGCAGATGGCTCTCCGGGCCAGGCAGTTAAAGACGTAGTTAAAAGCTACTTCTCCGAGAAAGCAGTCAACGCTAGAGAAGACAAAGGCATGACGCACAACGGAGGCATCAGCGTAATCCTTCAGGACGCGATAGAACACGAAAGAGGAGGTGTAGTGCATCTTACTGATGAAAGCTATTCGATCAGCGAGGCCGAAGACGCCGAGAAAGCTGTAGAAGGAGAAGGCGAGACACATACAGCAGAAACAGTGGAAGGCCTGGTAGAGGGCACTGCTATGGAAGGAATGGCACATGATCTTGAAGAACTCCATGAAACCTTCGGCGACATCGATCTAGAGTACGTAGCAGAAGGCGACGAAGTATACCTTACACAGATGAGGCCTAAACATAGAGCAGTGGATGGTGAAAGGCCTGACTTTGACTCAATGAGTACAGTACAGCTGGACTCTTTCGAGGATATGTACGAGGCCGAGCTTGATGGAGAAGCACCTTACGTGGTCAGAATGGACTTCCTCGGCCGCGACAATATTATGGATAGGGAAAGAGAGATAGAAGAGTTCCTGCGTGAGAATCAGGATAAGATCGGTGGAGTAGAAGGCCACATGCCGGCACCGGCCCACATTCCGAACAATATCGAAGGCCACTTCAGAATACCTTACAGAGAGGCCTCATAG
- a CDS encoding copper-translocating P-type ATPase, translating into MFKEKFFISTALSIPVLLYSSFIQSIFNFSMPAFTGSNLIVPVFSVIIFAYGGLPFLKMGKEELEDRKPGMMALISLAIIVAFTYSMASLFLNTTSSFFWELVTLIDIMLLGHWIEMRSVRQASSALDELKELVPNTAEKVVDGDETEEVEVTELEEGDIVLVRPGSSIPADGEVVEGDSSVDESMITGESDPVSKSEGDEVIGGTVNKEGALRVKITATGDDTALSGIMKLVDEAQEDKTETQLLADKAAGWLFYIALGSAFITGIAWTIATGLGITTLERVVTVLVIACPHALGLAIPLVVSISTAMSASNGVVVRQRTAIEQAREIDTVALDKTGTLTEGEQKVERTEISDEDFAKLASIEKNSEHIIGQAIVEEAERRGLELQETDDFEAIKGKGVRAEIDGEAFYAGGPKMLEELDMENSFEEFAEEEGSKGRTVVYLIRDEVLGAVSLGDHIREESYEAIEKLHDRGVEVAMITGDSEDVASAVAEELGIDNWFAEVLPDEKDEEVRELQENGEVMMVGDGVNDAVALTRADIGVAIGSGTDVAVESADIVLVNDSPMGIVKIMNISEVTYSKMVQNLFWATGYNAFAIPLAAGVAAPIGLTLQPAVGALIMSLSTVIVAFNAQLMKSKEI; encoded by the coding sequence ATGTTCAAGGAGAAGTTCTTCATCTCCACAGCACTGTCCATACCCGTTTTACTCTACTCTTCATTCATACAGAGTATTTTCAACTTTTCAATGCCGGCCTTTACCGGCAGCAACCTGATAGTGCCAGTTTTCTCAGTAATAATTTTCGCATATGGAGGCCTGCCATTCCTAAAAATGGGTAAAGAAGAACTGGAAGATAGAAAGCCAGGAATGATGGCCTTGATCTCACTGGCAATTATAGTGGCCTTCACATACAGCATGGCATCGCTTTTCCTGAATACTACATCCAGCTTCTTCTGGGAACTAGTAACACTGATCGACATCATGTTGCTGGGCCACTGGATAGAAATGAGGTCTGTGCGTCAGGCCTCCTCCGCACTTGACGAACTGAAAGAGCTTGTACCGAACACAGCAGAAAAGGTAGTTGATGGAGATGAAACAGAGGAAGTAGAAGTCACTGAGCTGGAAGAAGGCGACATAGTTCTCGTTAGGCCCGGTAGCTCAATTCCTGCGGATGGAGAAGTAGTTGAAGGAGATTCCTCCGTCGATGAATCAATGATTACTGGAGAATCAGATCCAGTAAGCAAGTCAGAAGGAGACGAAGTCATCGGAGGCACAGTCAACAAGGAAGGAGCTTTACGAGTAAAAATTACGGCAACAGGAGATGATACAGCTCTCTCCGGCATCATGAAACTTGTTGACGAGGCCCAGGAAGATAAGACGGAGACACAGTTACTTGCGGATAAGGCCGCTGGATGGCTTTTCTACATCGCACTGGGATCCGCATTCATCACAGGCATCGCATGGACTATAGCTACAGGCCTCGGAATCACTACGCTGGAGAGAGTAGTCACCGTACTTGTCATCGCATGTCCTCACGCACTAGGCCTGGCAATACCGCTTGTAGTATCGATAAGTACTGCTATGAGCGCCAGCAATGGAGTAGTTGTCAGGCAGAGAACAGCCATCGAACAGGCCAGAGAAATTGATACTGTGGCACTGGATAAAACCGGCACACTTACCGAGGGAGAGCAGAAAGTGGAGAGAACAGAGATCAGCGATGAAGACTTTGCAAAACTGGCCTCAATCGAGAAAAACTCCGAACACATCATAGGACAGGCCATTGTCGAAGAAGCAGAGAGAAGAGGCCTTGAACTGCAGGAGACAGATGATTTTGAAGCCATCAAAGGGAAAGGTGTCAGGGCCGAGATAGATGGAGAGGCTTTCTATGCCGGAGGGCCTAAAATGCTTGAAGAACTCGATATGGAGAACAGCTTCGAGGAATTTGCGGAGGAAGAAGGAAGTAAAGGCCGCACAGTTGTTTATCTGATTAGGGACGAGGTTCTCGGCGCTGTATCTCTAGGAGATCATATCAGGGAGGAAAGCTATGAGGCCATCGAAAAGCTTCATGATAGAGGAGTTGAGGTAGCTATGATTACTGGAGACTCTGAGGATGTGGCCTCTGCCGTTGCCGAAGAACTTGGAATCGATAACTGGTTTGCGGAGGTGCTTCCGGATGAGAAAGATGAGGAGGTCCGTGAACTACAGGAAAATGGAGAAGTGATGATGGTAGGCGACGGGGTAAACGACGCTGTAGCCCTGACAAGAGCGGATATCGGTGTCGCGATTGGTAGTGGCACAGATGTAGCTGTTGAATCAGCTGACATCGTACTGGTGAACGACAGCCCGATGGGAATCGTGAAGATCATGAATATCAGCGAAGTAACCTACTCAAAGATGGTGCAGAATCTTTTCTGGGCCACTGGATACAACGCGTTTGCAATTCCGCTTGCGGCCGGAGTTGCAGCACCGATTGGATTGACACTTCAGCCAGCGGTTGGTGCATTGATTATGTCGCTAAGCACAGTGATTGTGGCCTTCAACGCCCAGTTGATGAAAAGTAAGGAGATATGA
- a CDS encoding metallophosphoesterase, whose amino-acid sequence MRFVCITDIHGYLDQAIHALESLEEEIETDLLDGKQWISDDKLILNGDMFDRGPQNRESLEWAFENADVYNIGNHEFFAMFPDVVNEFMSESYFEAHDEEGLYWRDMPEKMRHRLLEKVAEGEITAAFEGPEYVYSHSGSEERSDVEDLNRQLREVGRKLLEAHEKLMNGDEQAFVDAQRYLVEVVETEKGNELKSRYPDLFDVVRDDRGFTATGGIVWNRFYEMESEVPQVIGHTMGSYMVKEGHDWNPQRRGEILNINTIRDYVRGDSDIAVTVEGVEGLEVFTFPAPE is encoded by the coding sequence GTGAGATTTGTCTGCATTACCGACATCCACGGATACCTGGATCAGGCCATTCATGCTCTTGAAAGCCTTGAGGAAGAAATTGAAACAGATTTACTGGATGGAAAACAGTGGATTTCCGACGATAAACTTATTCTAAATGGAGATATGTTTGATAGAGGGCCTCAAAACAGGGAGAGCCTTGAATGGGCTTTTGAGAATGCTGACGTATACAATATTGGCAATCACGAGTTTTTCGCCATGTTCCCAGATGTGGTTAACGAGTTCATGAGCGAGAGCTACTTTGAGGCGCATGACGAGGAAGGCCTTTACTGGAGAGATATGCCTGAGAAGATGCGACACAGGTTGCTGGAGAAAGTTGCGGAAGGAGAGATAACTGCTGCATTCGAAGGCCCCGAGTATGTATACAGTCATTCAGGTAGTGAGGAGAGGTCTGATGTAGAAGATCTGAACAGGCAGCTGCGTGAGGTCGGTCGGAAGCTGCTTGAAGCACATGAAAAGTTGATGAACGGCGATGAACAGGCCTTTGTCGATGCTCAGAGATATCTTGTTGAGGTAGTTGAAACTGAGAAAGGTAACGAGTTGAAGTCGAGGTATCCTGATCTTTTTGACGTAGTTCGTGATGATAGAGGTTTTACTGCTACAGGCGGTATTGTTTGGAACCGTTTCTACGAGATGGAGTCAGAGGTTCCGCAGGTGATCGGCCACACAATGGGAAGTTACATGGTTAAGGAAGGCCATGACTGGAATCCTCAGAGAAGAGGAGAGATTCTGAATATCAACACGATAAGAGATTATGTAAGAGGAGACTCCGATATTGCAGTGACTGTAGAAGGAGTAGAAGGCCTGGAAGTATTCACATTTCCAGCACCCGAATAA
- a CDS encoding carboxymuconolactone decarboxylase family protein: protein MSNPIDHDHRQAAKEYREASGGKGEKFRDWQAQVEDETSFDDKTRELMMLAVASALQCKFCVSAHSKKAIRHGASREEVADAVQIASEVRAASTMAYGMDAYQNFDDFDEE from the coding sequence ATGTCAAATCCAATAGACCATGATCACAGACAGGCCGCTAAAGAATACAGAGAGGCCTCCGGAGGAAAAGGAGAGAAATTCAGGGACTGGCAGGCACAGGTAGAAGACGAAACCAGCTTTGATGACAAAACCAGAGAGCTCATGATGCTGGCCGTAGCCTCCGCACTACAGTGCAAGTTCTGCGTTAGCGCACATAGTAAAAAAGCGATAAGACATGGAGCATCCAGGGAAGAAGTAGCAGACGCAGTACAGATTGCTTCAGAAGTCAGAGCAGCATCCACAATGGCCTACGGAATGGACGCATACCAGAACTTTGACGACTTCGATGAAGAATAA
- a CDS encoding PadR family transcriptional regulator, whose translation MSEINLSNVNRLLTVLLLKTKERHGYEIMDRIEGVTGKRPSSSHIYPFLSTLVENSLVDERKDGRKKVYSLTEEGERFADEKVDSFGQIIEASVLQKVSECESCGCEIYSGGYEEEGKLYCCSHCATANNS comes from the coding sequence ATGTCGGAGATAAATCTCTCGAATGTTAACAGGCTTCTTACTGTTTTGCTTTTGAAAACCAAAGAACGGCATGGATATGAGATTATGGATAGGATTGAAGGTGTTACTGGGAAAAGGCCTTCTTCATCGCATATTTATCCGTTTTTGTCAACTCTTGTAGAAAATAGTCTTGTTGATGAAAGGAAGGATGGCCGCAAGAAAGTCTATTCTTTGACTGAGGAAGGAGAGCGGTTTGCTGATGAAAAAGTTGATTCTTTCGGTCAGATTATTGAGGCCTCAGTGCTTCAGAAGGTCTCGGAGTGTGAGAGCTGTGGATGTGAGATTTACTCTGGGGGTTATGAGGAAGAAGGCAAACTTTACTGCTGTAGTCATTGTGCTACTGCAAATAATTCATAA
- a CDS encoding sensor histidine kinase — translation MARVLFVEPEEYSELEISLQEQGIEYDRATRDEAKELFSRIDYDGIVGPEIGALYDDAEEEGIPYMAFDSFGTNYTDILSGRPDVDAERIDHYLNSCPDEDANLFLQLLRHDAGNDLNVAMGYIELLEEDDYNESNDRYWEVIGDKMRSIEDLLDTSRVVNNLKNGETYPTDLNNSVDSAVEDYEAVASDNDIEIDVDADENYLVNAGPLLDDMYAQLIENAINHSGGETIDINISGNERVAKVEVADDGKGIPEKLRDEIIQKGVTNGDTGNSGIGLFLFSRIADIYDITVDIGESEELGGAKFTTVIPRTDIE, via the coding sequence ATGGCCAGAGTACTTTTTGTAGAACCTGAGGAGTACAGCGAACTGGAGATATCTCTTCAGGAACAAGGAATAGAATATGATAGAGCAACTAGAGATGAGGCCAAAGAGCTTTTCTCAAGAATAGACTACGACGGAATTGTAGGACCTGAGATCGGAGCTCTCTACGACGACGCGGAGGAAGAAGGAATTCCCTACATGGCCTTCGACAGCTTCGGCACTAATTATACAGATATTTTGAGTGGGAGGCCTGATGTAGATGCAGAGAGAATTGATCACTATCTGAATAGCTGTCCTGATGAGGATGCCAACCTGTTCCTCCAGTTGCTCAGGCATGATGCTGGAAACGATCTGAACGTTGCAATGGGATATATTGAACTGCTTGAGGAGGATGACTATAACGAGAGCAACGATAGATACTGGGAAGTTATCGGCGACAAGATGAGATCTATAGAGGATTTGCTAGATACTTCAAGAGTGGTAAATAATCTGAAGAATGGCGAAACATATCCTACAGACCTGAATAATTCTGTGGACTCCGCAGTAGAAGATTACGAGGCTGTTGCAAGCGACAACGATATTGAGATTGATGTAGACGCAGATGAGAACTATCTTGTGAACGCTGGGCCTCTTCTCGACGACATGTATGCACAGCTTATTGAGAACGCGATCAATCACTCTGGTGGAGAAACAATTGACATCAACATCTCCGGCAATGAGAGGGTTGCAAAGGTCGAAGTCGCGGATGACGGCAAAGGAATTCCTGAAAAATTAAGAGATGAGATAATACAGAAGGGCGTAACTAACGGCGATACAGGAAACTCCGGAATAGGCCTCTTTCTTTTCTCAAGAATAGCTGATATATACGATATAACTGTAGATATTGGAGAGTCCGAGGAACTTGGTGGAGCCAAGTTTACAACAGTAATACCGAGAACGGATATAGAATAA
- a CDS encoding glycosyltransferase, with the protein MLDPVMWMLYGIVLFITFFLLITLFDEGSIKPGVKDLEDLPTLSLIIPAFNEEETIAMTIDSALDINYPRDKYDIIVVNDGSTDSTLEEAKKFEDNENVTIIDKENGGKGSALNAGVEASDAEVVACVDADSILQEDSLKHMVAEKGDKYAGVASAMKVYEPENLLQKLQWVEYIVGIFTRNIMGIMNAIHVTPGPLSVYDREKIIEVGMFDEDSLVEDQEICFRLQDKHYKIGHASHAEVYTVAPSTWEGFKAQRYRWYRGSLETALQYKYMIFNREYGDLGMFAVPAKLAQTFLSLVVLFITAYMFGRPLVEFFLEFAQIGFYVFQFEPFTVSSLINDIYWNIISIRYTTFFFIAALFGTSITMAYMASQHTKENLMKHGLIPVIAYLAFFVFINGYLWLRVIISMILGAERKW; encoded by the coding sequence ATGCTTGACCCTGTCATGTGGATGCTGTATGGAATAGTACTTTTCATCACCTTCTTCCTACTGATAACTCTGTTCGACGAGGGCAGCATCAAGCCAGGAGTAAAAGATCTTGAAGATCTGCCAACTCTTTCACTGATCATTCCTGCGTTCAACGAGGAAGAGACGATTGCAATGACTATCGACTCCGCACTCGACATAAACTATCCACGGGACAAGTACGACATCATAGTTGTCAACGACGGCAGCACTGACTCAACACTTGAAGAAGCGAAGAAGTTCGAGGACAACGAAAATGTAACAATAATAGACAAGGAGAACGGCGGAAAAGGATCTGCACTGAACGCAGGAGTAGAGGCCTCGGATGCAGAAGTAGTGGCCTGTGTCGACGCAGACTCAATTCTGCAGGAGGACTCGCTGAAGCACATGGTCGCGGAGAAAGGCGACAAGTATGCAGGAGTGGCCTCCGCGATGAAAGTGTACGAGCCAGAGAATCTGCTGCAGAAACTCCAGTGGGTCGAATACATCGTCGGCATATTCACAAGAAACATCATGGGAATCATGAACGCCATCCACGTCACACCAGGCCCTCTCTCAGTCTACGACCGGGAGAAAATTATCGAGGTAGGCATGTTCGACGAAGACTCGCTGGTAGAAGATCAGGAAATCTGCTTCAGGCTTCAGGACAAGCACTACAAGATAGGCCACGCCAGCCACGCAGAAGTATACACTGTAGCACCCTCCACCTGGGAAGGATTCAAGGCCCAGAGATACCGATGGTACCGCGGATCACTTGAGACCGCCCTACAGTACAAGTACATGATTTTCAACCGCGAATACGGTGACCTCGGAATGTTCGCAGTACCTGCCAAACTAGCCCAGACATTCCTATCACTTGTAGTGCTCTTCATCACGGCATACATGTTCGGAAGGCCTCTGGTAGAGTTCTTCCTAGAGTTCGCACAGATAGGATTCTACGTGTTCCAGTTCGAACCATTCACAGTCTCCTCACTGATCAACGACATCTACTGGAACATTATCAGCATAAGATACACCACATTCTTCTTCATCGCAGCGCTGTTCGGAACATCAATCACCATGGCCTACATGGCATCCCAGCACACCAAGGAGAATCTGATGAAACACGGCCTCATACCGGTAATCGCATACCTGGCCTTCTTCGTATTCATCAACGGATACCTCTGGCTCAGAGTAATCATCTCAATGATTCTTGGCGCAGAACGGAAATGGTAG
- a CDS encoding beta-propeller domain-containing protein translates to MRTEYLAIAGLTLLLAAGIVFNPLNNSETNSQSFNTFDSQQQFAEYVNSNGGTSGFQEYTSNPRASLDTTTSEGASGDSSTTRTASTNNQVAGVQEPDILKNNGEKIFYSKESYWNSNSTVFNARPPENFSAERNISASGRMVLSDNTLIYLNSQNITAYNTENYEQEWNHGLNNSWIEAARMHNDTLYVVLRKGLTDSCPVRPLASTRIAVPCSSIYYPGPSGEVDSTYVLMKIDSEGEVQEKKAFLGSPSNTEVYMSQKNIYLTYSETADDTQVTINFLKDEGLQMLDQETRDHLEKVFEYDLSQQALEAEIQSTLRDYRSSLSKEERKQFEKDFDNAFGNYTDERKRKLVNTSIAKFGLENLELEAEGTVPGEVNNQFSMDEKDDEFRIVTTVGNSWRFDAKSENDLYVLDKELEIESSLQGMGLEQRVYSARFIDDKAYVVTFRRVDPFHVIDLSGDEPKLEGKLKLQGYSSYLHPISEDRILGVGMVNRSVKLTVFNVEDGTPTISSEKTLNESYSEALNNHHAFLIDRRHKAFFIPASNGGHIYSYENGIEEIKKVDIENPRRATYIGDTMYIFSDEKAVAINETNWETVREVKFGSEQRRVYLPEPVLR, encoded by the coding sequence ATGAGAACAGAATATCTCGCAATCGCAGGCCTTACACTATTGCTAGCAGCAGGAATAGTTTTCAACCCATTAAACAACTCTGAAACTAACTCTCAAAGCTTCAATACTTTTGACTCACAGCAACAGTTTGCAGAATACGTAAATTCCAACGGCGGTACTTCAGGATTCCAGGAGTACACATCTAACCCAAGAGCATCTCTTGACACAACCACTTCTGAAGGCGCATCAGGCGACAGCTCAACTACGAGAACAGCCTCAACCAACAACCAGGTTGCAGGAGTACAGGAACCGGATATACTGAAAAACAACGGCGAAAAAATCTTCTACTCGAAAGAAAGCTACTGGAACTCTAATTCAACAGTATTCAACGCAAGGCCTCCAGAAAACTTCTCAGCGGAAAGAAATATCTCTGCAAGTGGAAGAATGGTTCTTTCAGACAACACATTGATCTATCTCAACAGCCAGAACATCACAGCATACAACACGGAAAACTATGAACAGGAATGGAATCACGGCCTCAACAACTCATGGATAGAAGCCGCAAGAATGCATAACGACACACTATACGTCGTCCTGCGAAAAGGATTGACAGATTCGTGCCCTGTAAGGCCTCTAGCATCCACAAGAATAGCGGTGCCATGCAGCAGTATCTACTATCCAGGCCCTTCAGGAGAGGTAGATTCAACCTACGTCCTGATGAAGATCGACAGCGAAGGAGAGGTACAGGAGAAAAAGGCCTTCCTCGGATCTCCATCCAACACAGAAGTCTACATGTCTCAGAAAAATATCTACCTGACCTACTCGGAGACAGCTGACGACACACAGGTAACAATCAACTTCCTGAAGGATGAAGGCCTTCAAATGCTTGATCAGGAGACACGAGATCACTTGGAGAAAGTCTTCGAATATGATCTATCTCAACAGGCCCTTGAAGCTGAAATTCAGTCAACTCTGAGAGATTACCGTTCCTCACTTTCCAAAGAGGAGAGAAAACAGTTTGAGAAAGATTTTGACAACGCTTTCGGAAACTACACAGATGAGAGAAAGAGAAAACTTGTCAACACATCCATCGCAAAGTTCGGCCTTGAAAATCTTGAGCTTGAAGCCGAGGGAACTGTTCCTGGCGAGGTAAACAACCAGTTCTCAATGGATGAGAAAGACGACGAGTTCAGAATAGTAACTACTGTTGGAAACTCTTGGAGGTTTGACGCAAAGTCAGAGAACGATCTTTACGTGCTTGACAAAGAGCTAGAGATTGAATCCTCTCTACAGGGTATGGGCCTCGAACAGAGAGTCTACTCGGCAAGATTTATCGATGACAAGGCCTACGTGGTTACATTCAGAAGAGTTGATCCTTTCCACGTGATTGATCTTTCAGGTGATGAACCGAAACTTGAAGGAAAGCTCAAGCTACAGGGATACTCCTCCTACCTGCATCCAATCAGCGAGGACAGAATTCTGGGAGTCGGAATGGTCAACAGATCTGTAAAGCTTACAGTATTCAACGTTGAGGACGGCACACCTACAATCTCATCAGAGAAAACACTGAACGAGAGCTACTCGGAGGCCCTCAACAACCATCACGCGTTCCTCATCGACAGAAGACACAAGGCCTTCTTCATCCCGGCATCCAACGGAGGCCATATCTACTCCTACGAAAACGGTATCGAGGAGATCAAAAAAGTTGACATAGAGAACCCTAGAAGAGCAACCTACATTGGAGACACGATGTACATCTTCTCCGATGAAAAAGCTGTAGCAATCAACGAAACCAACTGGGAAACAGTCAGGGAAGTAAAGTTTGGCTCGGAGCAGAGAAGAGTCTACCTTCCTGAACCAGTACTCAGGTAA